Proteins from one Oscillatoria nigro-viridis PCC 7112 genomic window:
- a CDS encoding alpha/beta fold hydrolase, giving the protein MSFISIRGVEHYYEWITADNSAGHSGKPVMVFLHGWAGSARYWESTARAIADDFDCLLYDMRGFGRSPLPKEPPESSYELETYARDLAELLESLNLSRVFLNAHSTGASIATLFLNLYPEKVEKAILTCSGIFEYDEKAFTTFHKFGGYVVKFRPSWLASIPFADRLFMARFLRRSLPREVSLGFLKDFLMADEQAAIGTMVTAVSKRAAEEMPQEFARLSVPTLLVAGEFDQIIPAIMGEQAASLSKKVEFVIIPNTAHFPMLEDAATYLQRIREFLPAAA; this is encoded by the coding sequence ATGTCTTTCATTTCTATTCGCGGTGTAGAACATTATTACGAGTGGATAACGGCAGATAACAGCGCTGGGCACAGCGGGAAACCAGTGATGGTATTCCTGCACGGCTGGGCGGGCTCGGCGCGCTACTGGGAAAGCACGGCACGGGCTATTGCTGATGATTTTGATTGTTTGCTTTACGATATGAGAGGTTTTGGTCGATCGCCTTTGCCAAAAGAGCCTCCTGAGTCCAGCTACGAACTCGAAACCTACGCCCGCGACTTAGCTGAATTATTAGAATCTCTGAATTTAAGCCGCGTCTTTCTCAATGCTCACTCCACAGGTGCCTCAATTGCTACTTTATTTCTCAACCTTTACCCCGAAAAAGTAGAAAAAGCAATTCTCACTTGCAGCGGGATTTTTGAATACGATGAAAAAGCCTTTACAACTTTTCACAAATTCGGCGGCTATGTGGTAAAATTTAGACCTTCTTGGCTGGCATCCATCCCGTTTGCCGATCGGCTGTTTATGGCCCGATTTTTGCGCCGTTCCCTGCCCAGAGAGGTCAGTCTGGGGTTTCTCAAGGATTTTTTAATGGCAGACGAGCAAGCAGCTATAGGTACAATGGTGACGGCAGTCAGCAAAAGAGCAGCCGAGGAAATGCCCCAAGAATTTGCGCGGCTGAGTGTTCCCACACTGCTGGTGGCCGGAGAATTTGACCAAATTATCCCCGCCATCATGGGAGAGCAAGCGGCCTCCCTGAGCAAAAAAGTAGAATTTGTTATAATTCCCAATACGGCTCACTTTCCGATGCTGGAGGATGCAGCAACATACTTGCAGCGAATTCGAGAATTTTTGCCAGCAGCGGCTTAG
- a CDS encoding choice-of-anchor L family PEP-CTERM protein, with protein sequence MIITHKNAALTATLTTALSLLAAPAMAFSVGATNNIETLKNNLLGAKTAGLSNFSVSITGNSAAFGTFTNDPFGLSSGVVLSTGKVADIPGKNRKDNFTTKDSDLNTDFGAKGEQGDLTQLNLSFFADSTVQKLFFEYVFASEEFPEFGGSQYNDDFELLLNGTNLAKLSDGKTVTINNLVPDPYNRSKDHPDYIDNPSLTGIAANIVKLDGFTKVLGFEGLLKQNQTNVLSIRIKDVGDGNLDSAVFIKGGSVGTVQPEPVPEPMTVGGLMAGGAMLAAGRKLRTRHSGSN encoded by the coding sequence ATGATAATTACTCACAAAAATGCTGCCTTAACAGCTACATTAACTACTGCTCTGAGTTTGTTGGCAGCGCCAGCAATGGCATTTTCGGTAGGGGCAACTAATAACATCGAGACTTTAAAAAATAATTTATTGGGTGCTAAAACAGCGGGGTTGAGTAATTTCTCTGTTTCAATTACGGGTAATTCTGCTGCTTTTGGTACTTTCACTAATGATCCCTTCGGTTTGAGCTCGGGTGTTGTTCTGAGCACTGGTAAAGTCGCCGATATACCGGGTAAAAATCGGAAAGATAACTTCACGACAAAGGACAGCGATTTAAACACGGACTTTGGGGCTAAGGGTGAACAGGGGGATTTGACTCAGCTAAATCTCAGCTTTTTTGCTGATAGCACGGTTCAAAAGTTGTTCTTTGAATATGTATTTGCTTCTGAGGAGTTTCCTGAGTTCGGCGGTTCTCAATATAATGACGATTTTGAACTGCTGCTGAACGGCACTAATTTGGCTAAATTGAGCGACGGAAAAACAGTTACGATTAATAATCTTGTTCCAGATCCATATAATCGCTCTAAGGATCACCCAGACTATATTGACAACCCCAGTTTGACAGGTATTGCTGCTAACATCGTTAAGCTCGACGGTTTTACTAAAGTTTTAGGTTTTGAGGGTTTGCTCAAGCAAAATCAGACGAATGTTCTCAGCATCCGCATTAAAGATGTGGGCGATGGCAATTTAGATTCTGCTGTATTTATTAAAGGCGGTTCTGTGGGGACAGTTCAACCTGAGCCAGTTCCCGAACCGATGACTGTGGGGGGTTTGATGGCGGGAGGCGCTATGCTGGCTGCTGGACGAAAGTTACGCACTCGCCATAGCGGCAGTAATTAA
- a CDS encoding glycosyltransferase family 2 protein: MQVMNSQKVSVIIPAFNAADTLAETVASVLNGTHKNLEILIVDDCSTDATEKVAAKLVEQDSRIQYFRNPQNYGVSKSRNLMIYRATGEYVAFIDSDDTWEPNKLEVCLKMLADNPEVKAVAHALRYLDKHGKKLSYIPTYPTTKAEMQAIKETGESPWVFPSSVVVDRSILVEEGGFAEDWQVGEDTELFTKLAQKYGLLAATEPLGNYRIRGNSLTDKHWLKKRIASDCVKENQLRRLRGEKELSLQEYEELCFKNLPLLQRLNKFREVLAMHYMRKLGQSWLNREVLPTIVYGVATTLLNPQATVHKWKWMKTHEKLSHQTAEGISHSPQLNRERSSEIGGLP; encoded by the coding sequence ATGCAAGTTATGAACAGCCAAAAAGTCAGCGTCATCATTCCTGCATTCAATGCTGCCGACACTCTGGCCGAGACAGTTGCCTCCGTACTCAACGGCACCCACAAGAATCTAGAAATTTTAATTGTTGATGACTGCTCTACTGACGCTACTGAAAAAGTTGCTGCTAAGCTGGTCGAGCAAGATTCGAGAATTCAATACTTCAGGAATCCCCAAAATTACGGGGTTTCTAAGTCGAGAAATTTAATGATATATCGCGCCACAGGCGAGTATGTAGCGTTTATCGACAGCGACGATACCTGGGAACCCAATAAGTTAGAAGTTTGTTTGAAGATGCTCGCAGACAATCCCGAAGTCAAAGCTGTCGCTCACGCTTTGCGATATTTAGACAAGCACGGTAAGAAGTTGAGTTATATTCCCACCTATCCTACAACTAAAGCAGAAATGCAGGCGATTAAGGAGACAGGCGAAAGCCCTTGGGTTTTCCCGTCTTCTGTTGTAGTCGATCGTTCCATTCTTGTCGAAGAAGGCGGGTTTGCAGAAGATTGGCAGGTAGGAGAAGATACAGAGTTATTTACCAAACTTGCTCAAAAGTATGGCTTGCTAGCGGCGACAGAACCTTTGGGAAATTATCGAATTAGAGGGAACTCTCTCACAGATAAGCACTGGCTGAAGAAGCGCATAGCTTCAGATTGTGTCAAGGAAAACCAACTGCGGCGCTTGCGGGGAGAAAAAGAGTTATCACTCCAGGAGTACGAAGAGTTATGTTTTAAGAATTTGCCGCTTTTGCAAAGGCTTAACAAATTTCGAGAAGTTTTGGCAATGCACTACATGAGAAAGCTGGGACAAAGTTGGTTAAATCGGGAGGTTTTGCCTACTATTGTTTACGGCGTGGCTACCACGTTGCTCAATCCTCAAGCTACTGTGCACAAGTGGAAATGGATGAAGACTCACGAAAAGTTGAGTCATCAAACCGCAGAAGGTATCAGTCATTCGCCACAATTAAACCGCGAGCGATCGTCTGAAATCGGGGGGCTGCCCTAA
- a CDS encoding ferrochelatase: protein MVASPEKIDFKTSAAPASNDRVAVLLMGYGEVESYDDFANYNEQALNLLTAKFAPVPLWIYPPLAKILAIFDLHEWSHQHGQFVSPHNAIFEQQRAGIEKNLQEKWGDKVKVFKAFNFCAPFLPEQVIPQIKAEGFDKILIYPLLVVDSVFTSGIAVEQVNKALAQTFDGKEHWVKGQRYIPSFYDEPAYIQLMADLVEEEIKNDLAVAHLPSQIGIVLMNHGCPHKAKGFTSGIVESQALYDRVRERLMYRYPLISVGWLNHDTPLIEWTQPDATLAAKNLIDLGATAIVFMPIGFATENHETLLDVDHVIESLQKQRKGVTYRKLPCVNDHPEFLKMAAEWANPQIEALLSETAVAVNPSLASAHREHSHSHGEHGHSHGEHGHSHGGHGHSHGHGHSHGGHGHSHEGHGHSHGGHGHSH, encoded by the coding sequence GTGGTTGCTTCTCCAGAAAAAATCGATTTCAAAACATCTGCGGCACCCGCAAGTAACGATCGGGTTGCTGTATTGCTGATGGGTTACGGCGAAGTTGAAAGCTACGACGATTTTGCCAACTACAACGAACAAGCTTTAAACTTGCTTACGGCAAAGTTTGCGCCAGTACCGCTTTGGATTTATCCGCCGCTGGCGAAGATTTTAGCAATCTTTGACTTGCACGAGTGGAGTCACCAACACGGTCAATTCGTTTCGCCGCACAATGCAATTTTTGAACAGCAGCGCGCCGGGATTGAAAAGAATTTACAGGAGAAATGGGGCGATAAAGTAAAAGTGTTCAAAGCTTTTAACTTTTGCGCGCCGTTTTTGCCGGAACAAGTAATTCCGCAAATTAAAGCAGAAGGATTTGACAAAATTCTGATTTATCCCTTGCTGGTAGTTGATTCTGTTTTCACCAGCGGCATTGCAGTCGAACAGGTGAATAAGGCTTTAGCACAAACCTTTGATGGTAAGGAACATTGGGTAAAAGGACAGCGCTACATTCCTTCTTTTTACGATGAACCTGCTTACATCCAGCTAATGGCGGATTTGGTGGAAGAGGAAATTAAGAACGATTTAGCTGTAGCGCATTTGCCTTCTCAGATTGGAATTGTGCTGATGAATCACGGTTGTCCGCACAAAGCGAAGGGCTTTACTTCGGGGATTGTGGAAAGTCAAGCTTTGTACGATCGCGTGCGGGAACGTTTGATGTATCGCTATCCTTTGATTTCGGTGGGTTGGCTGAATCACGACACGCCGCTGATTGAATGGACGCAGCCGGATGCGACGTTGGCTGCGAAGAATTTGATCGATTTGGGTGCAACTGCGATCGTCTTTATGCCGATCGGATTTGCGACAGAAAATCACGAAACATTGTTAGATGTTGACCACGTGATTGAGTCTTTGCAGAAACAGCGTAAAGGAGTTACTTACCGCAAATTGCCTTGCGTTAACGACCATCCAGAGTTTCTGAAAATGGCGGCCGAGTGGGCAAATCCGCAGATTGAAGCGTTGTTGAGTGAGACTGCGGTTGCTGTTAATCCGAGTTTGGCTTCCGCGCACCGCGAGCACAGCCATTCTCACGGGGAACACGGTCATTCTCACGGGGAACACGGGCATTCTCATGGCGGGCACGGTCATTCTCACGGGCACGGTCATTCTCATGGCGGGCACGGGCATTCTCACGAAGGGCACGGGCATTCTCACGGGGGGCACGGGCACAGTCACTAA
- a CDS encoding pentapeptide repeat-containing protein — MNDLDQYYKVLGLLPGASREEITQAYKDLAFIWHPDRIPKDNPRLLQKAEEKIKEINQAREQLRSIQPRGQNQNVQHKHTQHKHTQHQNTQQQNAQYRNTQQQNTQYRNTQQQNTQYRNTQQQNTQQQNTQYRNTQQQNTQQQNAQYRNTQQQNTQQQNSQQQNSQQPHTQYRNTQQPHTQQPHTQQPHTQYQNTQYQNTQQPYTQYQNNQYRNSQYPNTQHQNSQPPPANPKEPRYSSEPSSGKYAGNYAGNYGGNPAGPYSDASRYQSQPPPSQSYRQAGPQAPDLSGSNFKGASLKEKDFSGRNLSNANLSEADLSDAFLHNVNLTGANLYQANLFRANLLGACLINANLRESNLIGADLSGADLSGADLTGAKIGYGDRVMVKLTRTTLTGTILPDGTVHS; from the coding sequence ATGAACGACCTCGACCAATACTATAAAGTGCTGGGACTGTTGCCGGGAGCTTCCAGAGAAGAAATTACCCAAGCCTACAAGGATTTAGCGTTCATTTGGCACCCCGATCGCATCCCCAAAGACAATCCCAGACTACTACAGAAAGCTGAAGAAAAGATTAAGGAAATTAATCAAGCTCGCGAACAATTGCGATCGATTCAACCAAGAGGTCAGAATCAGAACGTTCAGCACAAACATACTCAGCACAAACACACCCAGCACCAAAACACCCAGCAACAAAACGCTCAGTACAGAAACACCCAGCAACAAAACACCCAGTACAGAAATACCCAGCAACAAAACACCCAGTACAGAAATACCCAGCAACAAAACACCCAGCAACAAAACACCCAGTACAGAAATACCCAGCAACAAAATACCCAGCAACAAAACGCTCAGTACAGAAACACTCAGCAACAAAATACCCAGCAACAAAATAGCCAGCAACAAAATAGCCAGCAACCCCATACTCAGTACAGAAACACCCAGCAACCCCATACCCAGCAACCCCATACTCAGCAACCCCATACTCAGTACCAAAACACTCAGTACCAAAACACTCAGCAACCCTATACTCAGTACCAAAACAATCAGTACAGAAATAGTCAGTATCCAAACACCCAGCACCAAAACAGCCAGCCACCACCGGCCAACCCAAAAGAACCCCGCTACTCTTCTGAACCCTCTTCAGGAAAATATGCTGGAAATTATGCGGGAAACTATGGGGGAAACCCTGCCGGGCCCTATTCAGACGCATCCCGCTACCAATCGCAGCCACCGCCATCTCAGTCTTACCGCCAAGCTGGGCCGCAAGCTCCCGATTTGAGCGGTTCCAACTTCAAAGGAGCTTCCTTAAAAGAAAAGGATTTTTCAGGAAGAAACTTGAGCAATGCAAACCTGAGTGAAGCCGATTTAAGCGATGCTTTTCTACACAACGTCAATCTCACAGGCGCGAATTTGTACCAAGCAAACTTGTTCAGGGCTAATTTGTTAGGAGCTTGTTTGATCAATGCCAACTTGAGAGAAAGTAACTTAATCGGAGCCGATTTGAGCGGTGCTGACTTGAGCGGTGCTGACTTAACAGGAGCGAAAATTGGTTACGGCGATCGAGTTATGGTCAAACTTACCCGGACTACATTAACAGGTACAATCTTACCCGACGGTACTGTTCATAGCTAA
- a CDS encoding AbrB/MazE/SpoVT family DNA-binding domain-containing protein has product MVGTIAKWGNSLAIRIPQNLAKKINLVEGSEVKLILIDGKLTIEPIVRRRYSLEELIEAMTPENLHTEIDTGVAVGNEVW; this is encoded by the coding sequence ATGGTTGGGACGATCGCAAAATGGGGAAACAGTCTTGCTATTCGGATTCCACAGAATTTAGCTAAAAAGATTAACTTGGTTGAGGGTTCCGAAGTGAAGCTTATCTTGATAGATGGCAAGCTGACAATCGAGCCTATCGTTCGTCGGCGGTATTCGCTTGAGGAGCTGATCGAAGCAATGACGCCAGAGAATCTTCATACTGAGATTGATACTGGAGTTGCTGTGGGGAACGAAGTTTGGTGA
- the ggt gene encoding gamma-glutamyltransferase: MLPKFSSKVQISTCCLTVLVLGGCQQQLQPNLQQQRSKQGMAVSAHPLASAAGLALLQQGGNAVDAAAATALAISVVEPFSAGIGGGGFLLLRRAETGTVQALDFRERAPKRAARDMYLDKQGKVRPRASLDGHLAAGIPGTVAGLYTVHREYGKLPWAAVVAPAIALAEKGFPVSSRFTTATGRRQDVFKKNRAAREVFTRGGILYQPGELLVQRDLARTLRQIAQNPQSFYTGEIARAIAADMAKNGGIITLEDLKNYTPIWRNPVCGNFRTYEICAMSPPSSGGVHLLQILNILGDTDLKRLGRQSPDTLHLLAESMRIAYADRAEYLGDPDFVSVPVKALTSSNYVKLRRSQIQMSKARPSSEVKAVDAETLSRLLWESPETTHLTVVDKERNVVSLTFTVNGGFGAGVVAAGTGILLNNEMDDFAAAPGVPNLFGLVGSEANSIAPGKTPLSSMTPVIVTENGKFRLAAGAPGGSTIITTVLQIVLNVLVYDMNVGDAVSAPRVHHQWQPDRLMVERGGFEAATLSELRRRGHLIVEGDGWGNANAIVLTADGWLEAAADRRGEGEARGF, encoded by the coding sequence ATGTTGCCAAAGTTCTCGAGCAAAGTGCAAATTTCTACTTGTTGCCTAACAGTCTTGGTGTTGGGTGGCTGCCAGCAGCAGCTACAGCCAAATTTGCAACAGCAGCGCAGCAAACAGGGGATGGCAGTTTCGGCTCACCCTCTGGCGAGCGCTGCGGGGCTGGCCCTGCTGCAACAGGGGGGCAATGCAGTGGATGCGGCGGCTGCTACGGCTTTGGCGATTTCGGTGGTGGAGCCTTTTTCGGCGGGTATCGGCGGCGGGGGTTTTTTGCTGCTGCGGCGGGCGGAAACGGGTACTGTGCAAGCGCTGGATTTCCGCGAACGAGCTCCGAAACGGGCGGCGCGGGATATGTACCTCGACAAGCAAGGGAAGGTGCGCCCAAGGGCAAGTCTGGACGGGCATTTGGCGGCGGGTATTCCGGGTACTGTTGCTGGACTTTATACGGTGCACCGCGAGTATGGTAAGTTGCCTTGGGCTGCGGTGGTGGCGCCGGCGATCGCCCTGGCTGAAAAAGGCTTTCCGGTAAGTTCGCGCTTTACCACGGCTACCGGGCGACGACAGGATGTGTTCAAAAAAAACCGGGCGGCGCGGGAGGTTTTTACTCGCGGTGGCATTTTATACCAGCCGGGTGAGCTTTTGGTGCAGCGGGATTTGGCGCGGACTTTGCGGCAGATTGCACAAAATCCGCAAAGTTTTTATACCGGGGAAATTGCGCGGGCGATCGCCGCCGACATGGCTAAAAACGGCGGCATTATCACTCTCGAAGATTTGAAAAACTATACGCCGATTTGGCGAAATCCGGTTTGCGGCAACTTTCGCACCTACGAAATTTGCGCCATGTCGCCTCCTTCTTCCGGCGGCGTTCATTTGTTGCAAATCTTAAATATTTTGGGAGATACGGATCTCAAAAGGTTGGGGAGGCAAAGTCCAGATACTTTGCACTTGCTGGCGGAGAGCATGAGGATTGCTTATGCCGATCGGGCTGAGTATTTGGGCGACCCGGATTTTGTGAGTGTACCGGTCAAAGCTCTGACTAGCAGCAATTATGTCAAATTGAGACGATCGCAAATCCAAATGTCAAAAGCCAGACCTTCCAGCGAGGTAAAAGCTGTTGACGCTGAAACTTTGAGCCGTCTCCTGTGGGAGTCTCCCGAAACTACCCACCTCACGGTAGTTGACAAAGAGCGCAATGTGGTATCTTTGACGTTTACGGTGAATGGGGGTTTTGGGGCTGGAGTCGTGGCTGCGGGTACGGGAATTTTGCTCAACAACGAGATGGATGATTTTGCAGCGGCGCCGGGAGTGCCGAACTTGTTTGGTTTGGTGGGCTCTGAGGCAAATTCGATCGCCCCGGGGAAAACTCCTTTATCGAGCATGACGCCGGTCATCGTGACAGAAAATGGCAAATTTCGCCTCGCTGCGGGGGCTCCCGGAGGCAGCACGATTATTACCACGGTGTTGCAAATTGTACTGAACGTATTGGTTTACGACATGAATGTCGGCGATGCTGTGTCTGCACCTCGCGTACACCACCAGTGGCAGCCCGATCGCCTGATGGTGGAACGGGGGGGTTTTGAGGCTGCGACGCTTTCGGAGTTGCGGCGGCGGGGACACCTGATTGTCGAAGGTGACGGCTGGGGCAATGCCAATGCGATCGTCCTGACTGCAGACGGTTGGTTAGAAGCGGCTGCCGATCGGCGCGGCGAAGGAGAAGCAAGGGGGTTTTAG
- a CDS encoding DUF433 domain-containing protein, which yields MEFTGLRKSDDRAFPEITYVRGASGELVPVLRGTRLRVQTVVIAAHKWGFSPNQIATEYDLSEAQVNDVFAFYAAHSQEIDASIAAERIIEAANL from the coding sequence ATGGAGTTCACGGGGCTGCGGAAATCAGACGATCGCGCTTTTCCTGAAATTACCTATGTGCGCGGCGCTAGCGGCGAACTCGTACCCGTTTTGCGCGGCACTCGCTTGCGCGTGCAAACAGTAGTCATTGCAGCCCATAAATGGGGTTTTTCGCCAAACCAAATTGCCACTGAGTATGATTTAAGTGAAGCTCAAGTGAACGATGTTTTCGCTTTTTATGCAGCCCACTCTCAGGAAATAGATGCCTCTATTGCTGCTGAGCGAATTATCGAAGCTGCCAATTTGTAA
- a CDS encoding DUF3120 domain-containing protein, which produces MFNLNLVSSAIAPIATIARLDNPVTSGTTNSIKQWLIFSASAFLVSIPVFVQAPLVRLYPTISLLSTIPWFVLSLILIFRPKTQLWGDLLLGFAGCWLAGSIYWGWFRWEPILHLPIEAIGLPFAIWCLGKSWGKVGSYFYLGSLLGTAITDLYFYLTGLMPYWRQVMHAEPELAMPIFQSAIGQIETPWGIGCALVLIAVLLTVGLLSLRDRELHWRAFSGAVLSTLLVDGLFWLAASAA; this is translated from the coding sequence TTGTTTAATCTAAATTTAGTATCCTCAGCGATCGCACCTATTGCCACCATCGCCCGCCTCGACAATCCTGTCACTTCAGGCACAACAAACAGCATCAAACAGTGGTTGATATTTAGCGCCTCAGCATTTTTAGTCTCTATTCCAGTCTTCGTGCAAGCACCGTTAGTGCGTTTATATCCAACCATCAGTTTGCTGTCAACTATCCCCTGGTTTGTTCTGAGTTTAATTCTAATTTTCCGCCCCAAAACCCAACTTTGGGGAGATTTATTATTAGGATTTGCCGGATGCTGGCTGGCAGGTTCTATCTATTGGGGCTGGTTTAGATGGGAACCTATTTTACATCTACCTATAGAAGCAATTGGCTTGCCTTTTGCTATTTGGTGCTTGGGCAAATCTTGGGGAAAAGTTGGCAGCTATTTTTATTTAGGTTCTCTATTGGGTACTGCTATTACCGATTTATATTTTTATTTAACAGGGTTGATGCCCTACTGGCGGCAAGTTATGCACGCGGAACCGGAATTAGCTATGCCGATTTTTCAAAGTGCGATCGGTCAAATCGAAACTCCTTGGGGCATAGGTTGCGCTCTAGTTTTAATCGCTGTGTTGCTAACAGTCGGTTTGCTGAGTTTGCGCGATCGAGAACTGCACTGGCGCGCTTTCAGCGGCGCGGTGTTAAGCACGCTTTTGGTAGATGGTTTATTTTGGCTGGCTGCTTCTGCGGCTTAA
- the mazF gene encoding endoribonuclease MazF, whose translation MTQSNPYIPSRGDIVYLDFDPTKGHEQKGLRPAFVLSPRSYNEKSSLALFMPITKQQKGYPFEVILPTGLTVQGVILADQIKCLDWKARGIRLVESVSQDVIEEVQAKIEPLLF comes from the coding sequence GTGACACAATCAAATCCCTACATTCCGAGTCGAGGCGATATCGTTTATTTAGACTTTGACCCAACTAAGGGACACGAGCAAAAAGGACTTAGACCTGCTTTTGTGCTGTCGCCTCGCTCCTACAACGAGAAAAGCTCCTTAGCTCTATTTATGCCGATTACAAAACAACAAAAAGGGTATCCTTTTGAAGTTATCCTACCCACTGGATTAACAGTTCAGGGCGTAATTCTTGCAGATCAAATTAAGTGTTTAGACTGGAAAGCTCGCGGTATTCGATTGGTTGAGTCGGTATCTCAAGATGTAATTGAAGAGGTGCAAGCTAAAATAGAGCCGTTGTTATTCTAA